From the genome of Camelus dromedarius isolate mCamDro1 chromosome 20, mCamDro1.pat, whole genome shotgun sequence:
ctctcatgcttcaataaaaaaataggtAAAGGCATCTGAGAAATTTGCAATTCATTATTTGAATGAACTATCCAGTACCTGAAAATACTGTGGGAAAATTCTTTAAACTAAGAGTGGAAAAAGGCCTTTTTTAAACACAGAGGCTGCAACAGATTGACAAATTTGATTAAAAAGCAACAACTTAATAAGCTTGGTGAAAATCaccataaatgaaaacaaaaactgagagtaTACTCTAACAAAAGAGGGGTAATCTCTCTACTATACAATTTCCTCAACTTGGTAAAAAAAGATCAGCCGGCTTACAGAAAAATTAGCAAAGGAGATTAAGAACAAAGAGGGGCTTAACTTcgtaacagaaatgaaaattaataccaCATTCAGATAGCATGTTTGACAATCAGATTGGCAAAAAACCCAAAGGTCAGTAATATATGTATTAGCAAGATTGAGGGAAAACTAGTGCTCTCATATTAGCTGGTGGGAGAAATAGTAAACTGAAACAACATTTTTGGGAAGGTAATTTGGCAATATTGTATTGAAATAAATGCACATACTCTCTTGAATCAGCAAAGATGCAAAAACTTCAACAGTagttgtattatatttttaaaattttgaaccaTGTTACTGTATTATCTACTGAGAATATTAAGCTAAAAATGCTCTTTGAAATTTGTATTAATATTCAATGTCAATAAACAAATTTACACTATCTTCCCCCCTTTTGGCTACTAATAAGGAATAGGGAATAAACTTCTAATGTTACTTGCTTGTATCCAGAGGTAATGAAAATTTCAGATACAGttcaatatttctataaaaaaatccacaaatacagaaatcaaataagatagatacttctttttttaaattgtatagtTTAAGCCTGCCTAGAAATAAAGACTATATAGTTAATTCAGGTCTACTGGAAATGTAATcaatatgtatattaaatatacttttaatcaaCATTATGGTGATTGAGAACAGATCAGTTGTTTTGGGGTAACCAATAGGGTATGACTATAAAGGAAAAGCTTGAGAGACTCTTTAGGGTATGGTTACATGAATCTAATACACAGGTTCACAGAACTGAACACTAAAAAAAAGGTCAATTTTACTGTACAATATTgctgtcaatttaaaaaataaatcctaatcTTGCTAATAGAAAGAAGACTacaaacataaaagaaaagattaatttttacttctcttttccttGTTTGCTCATTCTCCAGCCGGGGGATTACAAGGGATTGAAATGTCCTAGACATAAGCACGGAAGGAGAAGCAGAGGACAATTTCTAGCCTGTATAACCAGTTCTTAAATGTTAACAGATTAAGCataaattacagaagaaaaatagaaaagtaaaaatcatttaaaaatacaaatccaTGGGGGGaacaataaatactattttttcccctttgagatATGCCTGCTTAACCAAAAAGGTCATATTCAGCTGTAAACAGCTCTAAGAGATGGCTGGGAAGGGCCATGGAATGTTTAGCTCCTTGCCAGGTGGTAGCGAGTTCAGGGAAAGTATCCTCGTACTCTCTAGTAATTTTCTTTACCTTCACAGCTGAATTCCTGCTTCTACTTAttactacaaaaacaaaacagaaacaaaaacaaaaaaccaaaaaacaacacAACTTTctcaaaatcaatgaaaataatcTAGTTACACCTCATATATGATGTAGTTCCTGACTTAATATCTATCACGTATTTATCAGTGTTAATGTactatttcctctttcctttggcTTCTGTAAACAAGGCATTAAAAGGAGACACTAAGAAGGTGGCTGAAGTATAAGTCTTAAATATGAATTACCCTGACCATGAAGTTATGGAGCTACCAAACTCTTAATCAGACATTcaagaaaagttttgtttttaataggaaAGAGCACAATGACTTGGCTGGAGTAAAACTCTGATTAGGATAAAGTTTATAAATCCTAGCTTCAGGTAATGCTTGCctttaaaaaatcccatttaaaaaaaaattatgtatttaacatAGTAACATAGTATTTTAACAGCCGTATCAACTTACATTTATATACTGTTTTAAGAGTGCAAAAACACTTTATGCCTCTTGTTTGTTGCTCAAGACCATGCAAGGAAGTTAGTGAGGAAACTCTAACTCCTCCCAAAGAGGAGATGCAAGTACCCATATAATTCTGGGAAGGGTGCTTTTCATcgtaaaaagaaaaagctgaaccagcaagagagaaaaaaatcaggtcTTAGCACACGGCTCCTTTCACACAATTTCTATTCCTTACCTCTGCCTTTTGGTGTGATTTCTGCCACCAAGTCATCAACAGTAACGTGTTCTAgtcctttttctttaattacctcttatgcaaaagcaaaaaacaaatcaTATCATTTAAAATCATTATCTGTAAGAAAGATTTTCATAGAGGAAGGGTTAAGATCATGTTTTTAGAGTGCAgactggtctttaaaaaaaaaaaagaggacacttctttttttcttttcaaatgaagatttAGTTCAACCTTAAATACAGTAAGTATTCAccaaatcaaaatcataaaacaatTATAACAGAGTGAATTTAAACTGTAAATTCAAatctaatatttataaaaagctGGGAATTTACAATTGCACAGACTTTATTTCACTATACTCATACCAGCTCTTGAACATGGAGGGGGAAAAAGCTATTATTTGAGTCTAACTCGTAATTTCACAGCCCCAAATTAAAGTACAGAACAACTCCTttgctcctttctcttctcaaTGCTGGgccaaaagaaagagaaggaggaaagcaATTAACACTTACTGGACCCCTATTATGTGCTGGGCGCTTTACTTCATTTAATTTcatcatttaatattcacaataatTTAATGGGCTGGGCATTCTTCCCACTTCACAGGTGAGGCAAATGAGGATTAAAGATTAAATAGCTCATTCAAACATGACTTGAAATCCAGCTCTAGTCTTTTACCAGTGAAGGTCTGTATGATCTCAAAGTCTATGCTTTTACTAACTTGCCACATTGCCTTCTTAGAGTTAATGATATAAATAGTCcctattatcattattgtttgTAGAGACCATTACAATACAATGAGAATTCACTGTAAATATCCAGGATTCCATTTTACCAAAAGCTGAGCCAGAAAGGAAGGAGGCTCATCTATCTAGTGGCATCATCATCAATATCCAGCAATTTAACAAGTTTCcattctacattttttaaagacaggagATGTAATTCCTGTAAGTCTGTCAACCTTAAAGTGCTCAACTTGTTATTAAGTTAAAACAGACTAGGAATAACATGTTTCACTTTGAGCATACCAGGAAAGATAAGATTCCATGCCACAGAAAATCCTGACTCActtaatgttttaagagacacacaaagaaaacagGTCTACAAATCATCACTGAGAGAAGGTTATCATTGCCACAGGATtcaattttctatttgtttataaaattatacTTGAGCACTCAATATCAATATAtcttaaaatactatatttttttctagtgaatttcaaaccagcacagTTGAGAGCAATGGAATTAGCTTATCTTCTAAATGAAACTGATTACCTTTACAGTGTGCCTTCAACTGATCCTTCCAGCCACATTCAATTAATTTAGCTCTCAGCAATTCTTTGAGGCTGTTGAAAAAGAAGTGTTTCCAAATTAAACTACAACAGCATACAATATCTTAGATAGGAATGTTTGAAGCAAAGTTTCAACTGTTCAGTTAAAAATCCCCTGCCTTCCAGTTACAAAACTTCAGTTCAACCATGACCTAATTTTGGTTCTATCACTTAAAAGTTTTTTGATCTTACGCGAGTCATTTAAACTCTGGGTCTTATTCTTGTCATCAATCAAGTTCAATGAAGTGGGTGGAGTACAATACTTCTTATGAAAACCTAGTTTCTGGTCTTCTTACATACTTTCTACTTCCCTCCACCAAAAGGAATATTGTGGGTTTTGTACAATGTCAAAAGGTATTAGTTGAGTTTGAAGCAGCTGCACTGTTGAAATCTTAAAAACTCCAAAATCCATTATCTCTCTCTGACCTCACAGACTTCCCCCTCCCTCTTACCCACTAACCTTCTAAATTATACATTAACTATGGTGTTTAAttctaaaacacattttaatatttcagtaaTTGGCATGCCTATCATAATTTAATTGgcagtattttctttattcttactgGTAAAAAAAATAACGGTGTGTATTGCAACTAATGGCATCATGGGTACAATAAAATACTTTATCCCTTTGCCATGCCTCCTCTTAAAAAACCCTCAATCTTCAACCTAAATCATCTCATTTCTTAGCTTAAACATGTCACATCCCAAACCAAACCGCTTCTTTTTCAATATTCCTGACATCTACTACGTGACATTTTCATCTCAGCGTTTAATTAAGTCTTTTAATCTTAATAGGACCAAACTCCAACTCCTGCTTCTCTTCCACCTCAACCTGTTCTTGTCAAAATGCCAACTGGGTCCTCAAGCCAGAAGCCTTGGCAGCGTCCTTCACTCAGCAATTCTGATTAACACTAACATCCAATCCATAAGCATATCCTATCGgttctggttttattttaaaaatttttttgctgttAACTGTGAGCACATGcccatttatttttgaaatgatcgttctgtgtttttttttttaatggaggattaaacccagggccttgtgcattcTAAATATGTGccctaccagtgagctataccaatcacctattttattatttttaaaattattattattttttaatggtggtactgggggttgaacccaggacctcctacatgctaagcacattctCTGCCACTGAGGTATTCCTCATCCCCTGGTTCCAGTTTTAAAACACATATCTGAAATCCAAATGTTTTTTACCACCTCTGCCATTACTACAGAGCCACCATTGTCTCTTGACTAGATTGTTGCCAAAACCTCCTAACTTGTCCCCCTGATTGTTCCTGTGTACAGTTCCTTCTCCTCCCActgctcagaaccctccagtggcttcccaatTTACTCCAAATAAAGTTCTGAGTCTTTACTACAGCGTAAGTGACCTTCCGTggtctgccccctccccagtgaTGGCTCTGACTTTAtcgtttctctccctctcccaatTTACTCAGTCTCATTAGCTTCTATGGGTTCCTCAAAATGCCAGGCAAGCTCCTGTCTCAAGAGCTTAGAGGCCCCTCATACCCTCATATCCTTTTGATCTCTTATCAGTGaagccttgtttttttttctatccaaAATTACACACCTGattattctctgctttattttgcCTCTAGAACTCATCACCATGACACATTacacatctattttctgtctcctcccatTAGACTGTGAATTGTATAAAAGAACCGACTTCACTACTGTATCTCCAGCACCTCAACAGTACATGGTATTAAGTAGAAACTCAGTAACTTTGAGCTGCATGatggaaatacaaataaacaataCATAATCCCCTATGCTTATCACTGGCAATCCTCTTAGTTTCTCAAGACACTGTTCTAGAGGCCTTCTTCCTCATTCCTTATTCCTCATATCAAGGGTTGTtgactttactttaaaaaaaattctaagttctcctttccatttttgttgtttttcacttttaatctCATGTTATCTTTTGCAATCTATCTCTAGCCCTTCAAGTCTCTGCTCCACACTGCCAAAGTAACATTCCTCAAGTGCAGATGTGATCTAGtcattccttttcttaaaattttttaatgactcCCACCACCCAAGGATGAATTCAACAGTAGTTTCTGCAAACCCACCATCCATTTCCCTGCCATTTCTTTGACAGTAAAAACACTCCACAACTCTCGGTGTAAGAAATCTGGGTTGGGCTCTAGCAATGGAAATGTGACCTAGGCAAGGCTGATCATGAATGATCTGTTACCTAAGTAAGATCGTAATCAAGCTAGGTCCTTTGCTGAAACTACTAGGGGGAAGGCAGTCTCAGCTGGAGGGATGTAAAGTTTCAACCGCTAATCTCTGCCACCCTGTGGGTACTGCCTTCTTGAGAATAAAGCCAATacagagggaagcagagatgagagagagagaagacattcTTGGCAACAATTTTTGAGTACCTGGAGCGAGTGGTGCCTGAAGAACCCTTAAGCCCTAGACTTTTAGTTACATGAGCTTATATATTTCCATTGTTTGAGCCAGTTCCTGAGTTCAGTTTATCATTTTCAATTGAAAGATTTCCGATTATACAAAAGCCACACTCTTCCTGTCCACtatctttcacattttaattGTGCAGTTCCCCAGAATATTATGTTGTAACAAATCTCTTTGCTTTGGTTCCATCTGCCTAGATTGTCATCCCTCCTTTATTGGGTTGGGGAATGGCTAATCTTTCTCTCCCGGCTTAAGTACCTCTTTTACTATTCTGTGAGACATTTACTGATCACATTAACCTCCAGGTAGAGCTGAAAGATCCCtcttgttttttatatatatttctctcaTACAATTTATCATCCCACTCCAGGAAGTCTTTTTTGATTCCTTTGTACTTCCAAACCTgttcattcttcaaatatttacttGGCTAATTATGTGCTAAGCATGATGCTGGGTTTATTTCTGCTGTCAAGAAACTCTGATTATATTGGAGGATACAAACTAGCAAAGTAGGTGGTTACAATACAAGGTGATTAAAAGCTATGACAGGACAAGGTATGTGGGAGTTAACAGATTCCTAGAAGAGATGATATTTAAATTAAGACCTGAATGATGAGCTAGAATTAAAGacgggagggaggaagaagaatgtTTCCGAGAGTAGGAATAGCACATGCTACTCTCAGGTTAAAAGAGTTTGGTAATTGAAACTGGTTCTCTCATGTTGTCTCCCTGTTAAAAACTGAGTAACATTGTATCTTCAATTGTAGTTATTTGAGTAtgcatttttcttctccattagattatatattttttgagagTCATTTCTTGTTCATCTTTCTACATTATCTCCTTCCAAGTCTCGCAATATTGAACAGAACTAATCACTTTTTTAGAGATGACAAGAATTGAAGCTTTTGATAATCTCAATTTTCTGTAATTACTTCCACTGACATCAGTTTTGTTATTTGATATTTAGATTCTCATAACACAACTATAATTTAAAGatgttaaatttaattaattaacataATCTGTTACTTACCGTTCTCTTTCTCCAGTTTCTATCAACTTTTGGTTAATCGCTGCTCTCATCTGCGCATCTTTGTTCATCTTGCTAACCTGAACATCAACATGTACTTTCAGATATAGAATACttacaaagcatttttttctaaatcctcTAGGCAAGCACCTCAACATGTTTAACATTCTGTCAACTGAAGGGGTGATAAATTTCAACAATGTGTTAATTCATTACTCTTAGTATTATTTACTGCATCCCAAGAAGTCATAATGATGAACTATTCAGTTTTCTTCCCCCATATACTCTTTATCAGTAAGTCTTTggataataataattactgtaacatttattaaacatttatgtgcctggcactgggtTAACACATTGactttttatctcatttaattcccagaTCTTATTCTTTTATGTAAGTAGTATTAAGATAAtttgtattttacagatgaggaaactgaggcactgagataGTAAACTGGTAAAAAGAGGATTTAAACTCAGGTACTGTGACCCTAGAAGCTCCCAAACACTTTAACAGCACATA
Proteins encoded in this window:
- the ENY2 gene encoding transcription and mRNA export factor ENY2 isoform X1 → MVVSKMNKDAQMRAAINQKLIETGERERLKELLRAKLIECGWKDQLKAHCKEVIKEKGLEHVTVDDLVAEITPKGRALVPDSVKKELLQRIRTFLAQHASL
- the ENY2 gene encoding transcription and mRNA export factor ENY2 isoform X2, which translates into the protein MNKDAQMRAAINQKLIETGERERLKELLRAKLIECGWKDQLKAHCKEVIKEKGLEHVTVDDLVAEITPKGRALVPDSVKKELLQRIRTFLAQHASL